aattatttagcagCTCAGCAGAGTTTAAATTACTAGCTTAGATCATTGCCAGAGGCTTTCTTAGCTCAATCAATATAGAGCCCTCACACCAGAGAGAAGAGTTGAAACATGCTACTAACACATCAGTAAGATTATACCAAGAGAAAAAAGAGTACACAACTCCACTTAATTAAAACTGTACAGGTGGTAGGTGCTATGTCTAACCTACGTCAAAACTACATGTGTTGTAATACCAttagtgatgattatcactgaTCATGCCTTTCGTAGTGTTAAATGGTTGGGGGTTACAATAGTGACCTAGGTCAGAATGCCTCCTGTGTACAATATCTAATAAACTTTTGCTCACAATTAATTGTGCGATTGAAAAGCATAGAGTGAATGCCCAGCCCAAACTGATCCTAAACAGAGCTACAATGCAGCCCCTGGATGGTCAACAGCTTACACAAGTTATCCCACAAACAATGATTATTAGCAGCAGCAAAGTAAATTACTTACATCTTGTTTTTCTGTTTTTTAGGTTGACATTACCATTAGCTATAattttctgctatttctgcgaatgaaaGTAAAATTGCAAATCTATACTCGCAGAAAATtagaaaatgcaatgaatataattaaaacCACTGCGAGCACTTAGAAACGCTACGATTGAATTTAGCAAAATGAGCTGAACAGTGAAATCGCAGACAAATCTACATGTCACTTAAGCCAATTCTAGGGACTCCAATGCTGCAAATTGCTACTATAGCCAGTCTcacctagttgggcggagccttcaagcctatgtcaggatttgtcttgctgaattatgtaacacgctgataagcagctatgaataatcattttattctatgaatattattattctgaagtgGGCCAATTTTACCCTGCTTGAGGTTACGCAACCGGACGTGACACCGACCACagtagaaatgctgcaatctgattgggctgcaaagacaaatcctgacataggcttgaaacccgacctcagggacggtcgggctctcCCCAACTTAAGTCTCACCCGGACCCTAGACTAGCATTCTCAGCATTTACATAACAACATGGTCACTCACATGTGACGTACGTCCGTGCTCTCTGCTAGGCTGTGTAGGTGAGGAAGGAGGGGCTGGGGGAGTGGCACTGGGCCCAGTCTGGGGGCACAGATATAGGGGCCAGTGGTCTGTGAGGGAATGGGAGGGGTCGGGGAACATAAAACTAAATGATAACAGTACAAATGTCTCTCCTATGTTGCTGTGTCATGGGCTACAGTGCAGAAGaggaaaacacacacacagaaattcAGCATTGGGTCTCACCAATATTCCAAAGTAAGCTGGAGTCTTTGATCGACcaggtacagtacaggtatgtacgtacgtacgtatgtcCAAAataaggggtggggctggcctagagcactaaagtgtgGCCCGGGGCTgggttgaggctatccatgcacATGACGTCAACTCATTCGAGCTCTGTGGCACATGAGGTctaaatgcgcatgcgtacaTCTGATTTCTACCTCATGGCTTACAGGCCTCACCATGAAGCCGGCATATCTCTCTGGCGCTGCGGTGCCTCCAAAGCTCACCCACTGTaagtactgtatgtatatatttgGCACATAGATCCAACTTTTTGTCCTATAAAATATTGTGCATatgctgataattatatttatgccCTTTATTTGTattctgcattctgcaatgtAAACATTGTTGTTATTCTTACAGAGTTCATGATTCAACCCAAAGGACAGACTCGCTGCACAGAGGGATCTATGATGACTGTACACTCATTGTGCCGTGCCAGACAACTTTGACAGCACTCAAGTGAGGGAccttatacgtacatgtatacaagctTGCTATAACATTATACAAGCTATAACATTTAAGTTCTCTTTTTCTCTGTCTGCGTGTATCATGTGCATACTGTGTTATAGTCGAGGACGTATAATTAATTGTAGTTAAGTCTAACTATATAACGAACTAACTATATAAAtatagcctgcatgcatgcatgcatatacgaACTACAACAATGTAAATCCAGGCTCTGTATGAGCATGAACAGCATCCCTTATACACTTGTTATCTTCCAAACAGACGAGTAGGTAGTGTCTTATGGTCTGTGGGTTTGCTAGAGTAGTAAGCTTTTAGCTctaatttgcatgcatgcttgggTGAACACAAACTAATACAGACTAGTAGGTAGTGTCTGTGGGTTTGCTAGAGTAGTAAGCTTGTGGGGCCATTAGCTctaatttgcatgcatgcttgggTGAACACAAATTATTAATTTCGTGCTTCCATGTAGTATACAAGTACTCCactttcactttcactttATTCTCTtctcacatgtacagtattcaAGTTCTCTGATGCCATTCATGGAGGACCAAGCAAGAGAATCAACGGCATGCAGCACTGAGGGAGGGATCTTCTCACTTGTGCAGTGCACTTGAGGTACAATTAATCTATATACTGCCCTCTGTGTTTCATTATATAGAAGGCAGTATTTAGTTTTGACATTATATGTGGCCATTTTCTAAAAATGTATTTCGTGAGGAACTATAATCAAATATTACTATAATCAAATATGCGCAATAGCTAAGAGGTTTGGATGTttggtttataattatgagtttcATGCGCATGCATCTCTTTTAGCAGGCCAGCATTCTTTGTGTTCATGGCCTGATACATAATTTTCGTCAAGTCAATGTCAATAATCGTGTAAGGTTTCTTCCCACAAAGATATTACTTGCATGTAATCGTAATTGTATTATTAAATTAGTGGGCGGGAAcaaagcatataattatagatataataTAGGACGTGTAGTTTGTTAACTATCTATATATATCATTCAAGTTCTGTGAAGTGATGCATGTGCATCACTTCATAGCTCTAATtactatataaatatataattatgagtattgTGGCCTTCAGGCGTTTAATTTGTGTATAGAAACATACCTTCGCAATTTTTCGACAGAAACCACAGCAGAGCGAGGGTATATAAATAGAATAGTGGACTACAACTTCTGAAATGATTAGGggctgtgtggtgtgggggcgCATGGTTTAGGTTAGTCTCTGTTATAGTTAATTCACTCAGTGTTATGACAGTGCATACAGTGCTGGTCCCACTAGCTCATGAGTTGTCATATATTTAGAGCGTCCACCGTGTGCTTGACGAG
This genomic stretch from Halichondria panicea chromosome 16, odHalPani1.1, whole genome shotgun sequence harbors:
- the LOC135349782 gene encoding uncharacterized protein LOC135349782, producing the protein MTPPLILDIRTYVHTCTVPGRSKTPAYFGILTTGPYICAPRLGPVPLPQPLLPHLHSLAESTDVRHMGCNDKRGDKKIMARNGFQVKAWMWTDCSQSQEDSKTGMG